The proteins below are encoded in one region of Phyllopteryx taeniolatus isolate TA_2022b chromosome 11, UOR_Ptae_1.2, whole genome shotgun sequence:
- the LOC133485572 gene encoding RING finger protein 122-like isoform X1 → MFCSGKRSKKTGCRCDLALQNSDPSCKMTSEELFYLPLNVYIIILGIGLFILMLSLIFCCYLFRLRRQGAREHYGYNEVVLKGAGKKLSLLGQTCAVCLEEFRSRDELGVCPCSHAFHKKCLLKWLEIRSVCPMCNKPICRLQPGPSQAAEQPQGLLEVREGPQI, encoded by the exons ATGTTTTGTAGTGGAAAACGAAGCAAAAAGACAG GGTGTCGGTGTGACCTTGCATTGCAGAACTCGGACCCCTCCTGCAAGATGACGTCTGAAGAGCTCTTTTACTTGCCACTCAACGTCTACATCATCATTCTGGGCATCGGCCTTTTTATCCTAATGCTCAGCCTCATTTTCTGCTGCTACCTGTTCAG actcAGGCGACAAGGTGCAAGAGAACACTATGGCTATAATGAG GTTGTTCTAAAAGGAGCAGGGAAGAAACTGAGCCTTCTTGGG CAAACATGCGCGGTGTGTTTAGAAGAGTTTCGCAGCCGGGATGAGCTTGGAGTGTGCCCATGTTCCCATGCTTTTCATAAGAA GTGTCTACTGAAATGGTTAGAGATCCGTAGTGTCTGCCCCATGTGCAACAAGCCAATATGTCGCCTCCAGCCTGGGCCTTCACAAGCTGCCGAGCAGCCACAGGGACTCCTGGAGGTCCGCGAGGGACCGCAAATATGA
- the LOC133485572 gene encoding RING finger protein 122-like isoform X2: MQPFQWCNGCRCDLALQNSDPSCKMTSEELFYLPLNVYIIILGIGLFILMLSLIFCCYLFRLRRQGAREHYGYNEVVLKGAGKKLSLLGQTCAVCLEEFRSRDELGVCPCSHAFHKKCLLKWLEIRSVCPMCNKPICRLQPGPSQAAEQPQGLLEVREGPQI; encoded by the exons ATGCAACCTTTCCAGTGGTGTAACg GGTGTCGGTGTGACCTTGCATTGCAGAACTCGGACCCCTCCTGCAAGATGACGTCTGAAGAGCTCTTTTACTTGCCACTCAACGTCTACATCATCATTCTGGGCATCGGCCTTTTTATCCTAATGCTCAGCCTCATTTTCTGCTGCTACCTGTTCAG actcAGGCGACAAGGTGCAAGAGAACACTATGGCTATAATGAG GTTGTTCTAAAAGGAGCAGGGAAGAAACTGAGCCTTCTTGGG CAAACATGCGCGGTGTGTTTAGAAGAGTTTCGCAGCCGGGATGAGCTTGGAGTGTGCCCATGTTCCCATGCTTTTCATAAGAA GTGTCTACTGAAATGGTTAGAGATCCGTAGTGTCTGCCCCATGTGCAACAAGCCAATATGTCGCCTCCAGCCTGGGCCTTCACAAGCTGCCGAGCAGCCACAGGGACTCCTGGAGGTCCGCGAGGGACCGCAAATATGA
- the pcgf6 gene encoding polycomb group RING finger protein 6 isoform X2, whose translation MSSPPCGLTILDGFSSWDSEAEPKLPLNQFYPYIRCGLCCGFLIDATTITECLHTFCKSCIVKHFFCSNKCPSCTIIVHQTQPLYNIRPDRQLQDIVYKMIPYLEEFEREQMCNFYKKRGLLIPKSVVVSSAASSGLKRQKKDSMPQCVLNIPPELDVSLLLQFVGAEDGISSYKPLERRYVRVSGDATIRHVELFIRKKMELSPTCQVDVVCGDHLLDHYQSLKDVQNSAGAEALQE comes from the exons ATGTCATCGCCTCCATGTGGTCTCACCATTCTTGACGGGTTCTCGAGCTGGGATTCTGAAGCCGAG CCCAAGCTCCCCCTCAATCAGTTCTACCCATACATCCGATGTGGCCTCTGCTGCGGCTTCCTCATTGATGCCACGACCATCACAGAGTGCTTACATACAT TTTGCAAAAGTTGCATTGTGAAGCATTTTTTCTGCAGCAACAAGTGTCCATCATGCACCATTATAGTCCACCAAACACAACCCCTTTACAATatcag GCCCGACAGACAATTGCAGGATATTGTGTACAAAATGATCCCTTACCTGGAGGAGT TTGAAAGAGAGCAAATGTGTAACTTCTACAAAAAACGAGGGCTCTTGATACCCAAATCAG TGGTGGTCTCCAGTGCAGCTTCTTCAGGGTTGAAAAGGCAAAAGAAGGACTCCATGCCTCAGTGCGTGCTCAACATTCCACCTGAGCTGGATGTGTCACTGTTGCTGCAGTTTGTAGG ggcTGAAGACGGGATAAGCAGCTATAAG CCACTAGAGAGGCGCTATGTGCGTGTGTCGGGTGATGCCACCATTCGCCACGTGGAGCTGTTCATCAGGAAGAAGATGGAACTCAGCCCAACTTGCCAG GTAGATGTGGTTTGTGGAGATCATCTCCTGGATCACTATCAGTCACTGAAAGATGTACAAAATTCTGCGGGAGCAGAGGCCTTGCAG GAATAA
- the pcgf6 gene encoding polycomb group RING finger protein 6 isoform X1 has protein sequence MSSPPCGLTILDGFSSWDSEAEPKLPLNQFYPYIRCGLCCGFLIDATTITECLHTFCKSCIVKHFFCSNKCPSCTIIVHQTQPLYNIRPDRQLQDIVYKMIPYLEEFEREQMCNFYKKRGLLIPKSVVVSSAASSGLKRQKKDSMPQCVLNIPPELDVSLLLQFVGAEDGISSYKPLERRYVRVSGDATIRHVELFIRKKMELSPTCQVDVVCGDHLLDHYQSLKDVQNSAGAEALQDGLLVLHFGLVLSCMS, from the exons ATGTCATCGCCTCCATGTGGTCTCACCATTCTTGACGGGTTCTCGAGCTGGGATTCTGAAGCCGAG CCCAAGCTCCCCCTCAATCAGTTCTACCCATACATCCGATGTGGCCTCTGCTGCGGCTTCCTCATTGATGCCACGACCATCACAGAGTGCTTACATACAT TTTGCAAAAGTTGCATTGTGAAGCATTTTTTCTGCAGCAACAAGTGTCCATCATGCACCATTATAGTCCACCAAACACAACCCCTTTACAATatcag GCCCGACAGACAATTGCAGGATATTGTGTACAAAATGATCCCTTACCTGGAGGAGT TTGAAAGAGAGCAAATGTGTAACTTCTACAAAAAACGAGGGCTCTTGATACCCAAATCAG TGGTGGTCTCCAGTGCAGCTTCTTCAGGGTTGAAAAGGCAAAAGAAGGACTCCATGCCTCAGTGCGTGCTCAACATTCCACCTGAGCTGGATGTGTCACTGTTGCTGCAGTTTGTAGG ggcTGAAGACGGGATAAGCAGCTATAAG CCACTAGAGAGGCGCTATGTGCGTGTGTCGGGTGATGCCACCATTCGCCACGTGGAGCTGTTCATCAGGAAGAAGATGGAACTCAGCCCAACTTGCCAG GTAGATGTGGTTTGTGGAGATCATCTCCTGGATCACTATCAGTCACTGAAAGATGTACAAAATTCTGCGGGAGCAGAGGCCTTGCAG GATGGTCTGCTGGTGCTGCACTTTGGCTTGGTCCTGTCCTGTATGTCTTGA
- the pcgf6 gene encoding polycomb group RING finger protein 6 isoform X3 has translation MSSPPCGLTILDGFSSWDSEAEPKLPLNQFYPYIRCGLCCGFLIDATTITECLHTFCKSCIVKHFFCSNKCPSCTIIVHQTQPLYNIRPDRQLQDIVYKMIPYLEEFEREQMCNFYKKRGLLIPKSVVVSSAASSGLKRQKKDSMPQCVLNIPPELDVSLLLQFVGAEDGISSYKPLERRYVRVSGDATIRHVELFIRKKMELSPTCQMWFVEIISWITISH, from the exons ATGTCATCGCCTCCATGTGGTCTCACCATTCTTGACGGGTTCTCGAGCTGGGATTCTGAAGCCGAG CCCAAGCTCCCCCTCAATCAGTTCTACCCATACATCCGATGTGGCCTCTGCTGCGGCTTCCTCATTGATGCCACGACCATCACAGAGTGCTTACATACAT TTTGCAAAAGTTGCATTGTGAAGCATTTTTTCTGCAGCAACAAGTGTCCATCATGCACCATTATAGTCCACCAAACACAACCCCTTTACAATatcag GCCCGACAGACAATTGCAGGATATTGTGTACAAAATGATCCCTTACCTGGAGGAGT TTGAAAGAGAGCAAATGTGTAACTTCTACAAAAAACGAGGGCTCTTGATACCCAAATCAG TGGTGGTCTCCAGTGCAGCTTCTTCAGGGTTGAAAAGGCAAAAGAAGGACTCCATGCCTCAGTGCGTGCTCAACATTCCACCTGAGCTGGATGTGTCACTGTTGCTGCAGTTTGTAGG ggcTGAAGACGGGATAAGCAGCTATAAG CCACTAGAGAGGCGCTATGTGCGTGTGTCGGGTGATGCCACCATTCGCCACGTGGAGCTGTTCATCAGGAAGAAGATGGAACTCAGCCCAACTTGCCAG ATGTGGTTTGTGGAGATCATCTCCTGGATCACTATCAGTCACTGA
- the LOC133485570 gene encoding alpha-internexin-like, which produces MNYREHYTSSSYRKIFGNSSRFSAASSSSSPRMSSSIPRVSPGLRSMAVSRNSASSVGMYRRLGQPPGSFSLVATDSLDLIQTSVVNNELKVIRTNEKEQLQGLNDRFAMFIDKVRHLEQQNKVLEAELVTLRQRQSEPSRAAHLYQQELRDLRSQLEDLNRDKNRILIERNNMEDELQKLNVKYEQELSVHEETEQTLKSFRKDVDDAAAIRLDLERRVESLRDEISFLNKVHDEEIQELSSLMEAQQVSVELELANPDLTSALKEIRNQYESIASKNLQSAEEWYKSKFVSLSEQATRSNEAMRASREEMNEFRRQLQAKTLEIETLRGANESLERQTTEMEDTHNAEVTALQDTIGQLDTELRNLKGEMAQHLREYQDLLNVKMALDIEIAAYRKLLEGEETHFNSGMSFGAASYSYQARAPAGSSRSNQRDKDGAKKESLKEEEKDEADINSNN; this is translated from the exons ATGAACTACAGAGAGCACTACACTTCTTCCTCCTACCGGAAGATTTTCGGGAATTCTTCCAGGTTctccgccgcctcctcctcttcctccccccgTATGAGCAGCTCCATACCTCGGGTGTCCCCGGGTCTCAGGTCCATGGCCGTGTCCCGAAACAGCGCCTCTTCCGTGGGCATGTACAGGCGGCTGGGCCAACCTCCAGGCTCCTTCTCTCTCGTGGCCACGGACTCCCTCGACTTGATCCAGACTTCGGTGGTCAACAACGAACTGAAAGTCATCAGAACCAATGAGAAAGAGCAGCTGCAG GGTCTAAATGATCGCTTCGCCATGTTCATTGATAAAGTCAGACACCTGGAGCAGCAGAATAAAGTTCTGGAGGCCGAGCTGGTGACGCTGCGGCAGAGGCAGAGCGAACCGTCACGGGCCGCTCATCTCTACCAGCAGGAGCTGAGGGACTTGCGGTCCCAGTTGGAGGACCTGAACAGGGACAAGAACCGCATCCTGATCGAGAGGAATAACATGGAAGATGAGTTGCAG AAACTCAATGTAAAGTATGAGCAGGAGCTGAGCGTGCATGAAGAGACGGAGCAAACCTTGAAGTCCTTCAGGAAGGATGTGGATGATGCGGCAGCCATTCGTCTGGATCTGGAGCGCCGAGTGGAATCGCTGAGGGATGAAATCTCCTTCCTGAACAAAGTCCACGATGAGGAAATACAGGAGTTGAGCAGCTTGATGGAGGCGCAGCAGGTCTCCGTGGAACTGGAACTCGCCAACCCCGACCTCACCTCAGCTTTGAAAGAGATCCGCAACCAGTACGAGTCCATTGCCTCCAAAAACCTGCAGTCAGCAGAGGAGTGGTACAAGAGCAAGTTCGTCAGCCTGAGCGAACAGGCCACCAGGAGCAATGAGGCCATGCGCGCCAGCAGGGAGGAGATGAACGAGTTCAGGAGGCAGCTGCAGGCCAAGACCCTGGAGATCGAGACGCTGAGGGGTGCCAACGAGTCTCTAGAGAGGCAGACCACAGAGATGGAGGACACTCACAATGCTGAAGTCACAGCATTGCAG GACACGATTGGCCAACTGGATACTGAGCTGAGGAACCTCAAGGGAGAGATGGCCCAGCACCTGAGAGAATATCAGGACTTGCTCAACGTCAAGATGGCCCTGGACATTGAGATAGCTGCTTACAG GAAGCTGCTGGAAGGCGAGGAAACTCACTTTAACTCAGGGATGTCATTCGGAGCCGCCAGTTACAGCTACCAGGCCCGAGCCCCAGCCGGCTCCTCCAGAAGCAACCAGCGAGACAAAGACGGAGCCAAGAAGGAAAGCctcaaggaggaggagaaggacgaAGCAGACATCAATTCCAATAACTAA